ACGGTAGTGATTGGCATTACCTGCAACGATAGCAATCCCGATGGAATTATTCGATTCTCCAAACTTCGGGATGCGGACATTTCTGAAGAAGACCATGTGAAGGTGGTCATTGATCCTTTTTTGGATGGGCAATCGGGTTACATCTTTGCCGTGAATTCATTGGCAGCACGTTATGACGCTTTGGTTTCGGACCGTGGTGAAGACGAAAACGAAGATTGGGATGCTGTGTGGGATGCCAAAACACAGATAACCGAGAGGGGCTGGACAGCAGAAATTGTGATTCCCATTCAGAGTATCGCTTTCAAAAAAGGGTTATCAAAATGGGGCTTTAATATAGAGCGGCGCATACAACGCAATTTGGAGACCATTCGCTGGGCCAATGTCAAGCGTGACCAATGGATTGCCCAGACGAGTCGCGCAGGTGTGGTCACTGGGCTTCCTGAATTCAATTATGGCGTTGGGATCAATATTCGCCCCTCATTGATTGCCAATGCCAACCAACTGGGACCGGATCGTGCTATGGTCGTGGACCCTGACGTCAGTTTGGATGCCAACCAACGTATTGGTCCCAATGTGCTCGCCACATTTACATTAAATACCGACTTTGGTGAAACCGAAGTGGATACCCGCCAAACCAACCTCACCCGTTTCCCCTTATTTTTTCCTGAGAGAAGGATATTTTTTCTTGAAGGTTCCGATATTTTCGAATTTGGCTTTGGTACGGGTACCAGCACGGTACTGCCTTTTTTTAGTCGTCGGATCGGTTTACGAAACAATGTGCAGATTCCAGTAGTTGGGGGCACCAAACTCAATGGTCGTATTGGAAAGACTGCCTTTGGCGGATTGGGCATTCGCACTGACGATTTCAGTTTAGACGATGACAGTTTTGATGCCACCAATATGGGAGTGGTCCGGGTTCGCCGCAACGTGCTCAAAGAAAGTTCGGTAGGGTTTATCGCCTCGTCAGGTGATCCCCTGGGAAGGGACGGCAGTTGGATGTCCGGAGGTGATTTTACCTTTCAGACGACCCGATTCAAGGGAGACAAAAACTTTTTGGTCGGGGGTTGGGCACTATTCACTGACCGAGGGGATCTATCGGGTGACCGTTCCGCGGCGGGTTTTAAAATTGATTACCCTAATGACCGGTGGGACGTTGCGGTCACCTATGCCCGTATTGGGGAGCAGTTCGATCCCTCCTTGGGCTTTGTGCCCAGACAGGGTGTCAACTTTTACCGTTTCGGGGGCACCTTTGCTCCCCGGCCGAAAACGCCTTGGCTCCGTCAAATGTTCCACCAATTTTTTGTGACCTATATCAACAATATTTCCGGGCCATGGCAATCCTACAGTGTGTTTACCGCGCCCATCAACTGGCGTTTGGAAAGCGGCGACCGTATTGAGGCCAACGTTCGGCCTACGGGTGAAAATATTTTGGTGCCTTTTGATATTTCCGAAGGAGTCACCATTCCGGTGGGGGAATACAATTTTATGCGTTATCGATTGGAAGCGGAATTTGCCCGTAAGCGACGATTGAGCGGTCAGGCTACTTGGTGGTTTGGTAGTTTTTATGAAGGTACCTTGGATGAGTTTGAACTCACCCTCAATTGGAATCCCAGTGCCTTGCTGGCCTTTGAATTCAATGGCCTTCACAACCGTGCCCGGTTGCCCTTTGGGGATTTTGATCAAAGCTTGGCAGGACTTCGTGTACGCTTTAATGTCACCTCCAATTTGCAATTGAACAGCTATTTGCAATACGATACGGATAGCCGGGTATTGGGATTAAACGCCCGTATCCACTGGATATTCTCATCGCTGGGCGATGTCTTCCTCGTTTTTAACAACAATACCATAAACAACATCAACCAACCTTGGGAGCTTCAAAACCGTCAGATTTTATTAAAAGTCCGGTATAATTTTAGGTTGTAAAAAAATACTGTTCTAGAATGTAGAAAGTCCATTGGTTTAGAAGTCACAATAGATTTTCCACCAATATTTATAATTCTTGCAACCTATTGCATCCGGTAGAAGTGGAAATACAATATTAAAAACGCCGCAAGCTCTCTAAAGATCAAAATTATTTTCTACATTAAATACTTCAATAGCACTGAACTCCTCTGATTTAGATTTTGAGTATTGATGACCTTGACAAAACACAGAGTAGAAAAAATATTGATTTGTAGTTACCAACCATCTCCAAAATGAGAATTGCCATACTCAATAAACCTAAATTTGTAGATTTGATTTGATGATAGAGAATGACAAAATTCCAGTTAACAGCAAAGTTCTGGTTTGGGCAAGAGAGTCGATTGGTCAATCACGAAATCATGTTGTCGAAAAAACAGGAATTAATTTACGTCGATTAAATCAAATTGAAAATGGCGAAAAACATCCTGGTTTAGAGGAATTAAAACTACTTGCTAAAACCTACAAACGGACGATTGCAACTCTACTCCTACGAGAGGCGCCCCAAGAAAAGCCACTTCCGAAAGACAGAAGGACAATTGATTCGAAAGATATAGGAAAATTTCATGAGAAAACAATTTTAGCAGTCCGTAAGGCAAGAGCTTTCACTCAATCCCTTATAGAACTTAAAACAGATGCTGGAATTGCTATTCCTAAATTCAAATATTCGGCAAGCGTAGATAGTAATGTTGATGAATTAGCACAAACAATTAGAACTGACCTAAATCTTAATGAAATAAGAGAACTTGAAAATATTAACGATATTCTTGAAGCTTACATAGATAAAGTCGAATCATTAGGAGTAGCTGTTTTTCAAATGAGTTTAACTCAGGACAACCTAAGGGGGTTTTCAATCATAGATGAGGATATTCCAATAATTGGAATAAAACGAGGAAGCGAAAAACCTACATCCAAAATTTTTACCTTATTTCACGAATTGGGCCATATAGTGCTAAATCGCGGTGGACTTTGTGATTTATCAATTAAAACAACAAGTGAAATTGAGAAATGGTGCAATGCTTTTGCCGCCGAAATTCTTATTCCTAAATCTGATCTACTTTCAAGAGATATTGTACAAGACTATAAATACAAGCAGAATAAAGTTTGGTTGAAAAAAGACCTAATAGAATTATCTAATTATTTCCATGTAGGACCTCTTGCAATTTTAAGGTCACTTCTAACAAATAAACTTACAACTTCAAAATATTACAACGAAAAACATCAGGTATGGAACAAACCTTCATTTGGACGTTCAAAAAATCCTAAAGGGCGCGACATTGCGAAAGAAACTATTAGAGAAAAAGGGAAAAATTATATCTCTTTAGCATTTTCTGCTTATGACAAAAACAGAATTGACATTAAAGACTTATCTGACTTTCTGGGTGTTAAACTTTCATATATTCCCAAAACACGAGAACTATTAAATTCTCGATAAATGGAAATAAATTTTTGCGAGAATGAAACTGTTTATGTTATTGACACCAGCGCTTTAATAATGCTTGAATATACATACAAGTATGACAATCCGGTCTTTCAAGCTATTTGGGAAGAGATTGAGGAATTAATTTCAATAGGCTGTTTCAGGACGATAGACTTCGTTGAAGATGAAATAAACAGCTATGAAGGAAAAGAAGATTTTTTGAAAAATTGGATTAAGAAGTGGAAAAAACTTTTTGTTCACAAAACAGATACAGCTAGCATAACTGCTTCTATTCCAATTATAAATGACGAGTATAACACTGGATTTCTAGATTCAAAAAAGCAGGCTCTCGGAAAAGAGGAAGCTGACCCTTATTTAATAGGCTATTGCAAGACATATAATTACGTTCTCATTACGAATGAAAGTAAAATTAAACCTAATAAAGTTCCAGCTATAGCAAAGAAAAATGGAGTCAGATGTATTGACATCAACGATTTTCTTAAAGAAAGAGGATTGAGAATGGAACGTAAAAGAAATAAGTAAGACGAGGCAAAACAATCCTTAGGCGTAACTTTCGAAGAACTATTGTATATATCAACAGACCTCGTTAACAACTCCCCTATTCCACCATTTAAAATCCTTTACATTTTGGTAAATTTGCATTTTCCAAATAAATGGCAATGATTCACTTTTTCGGGGACCCAAAAACCAAGGTTTTCGCCCTGCAGACCAA
The sequence above is a segment of the Muricauda sp. SCSIO 64092 genome. Coding sequences within it:
- a CDS encoding DUF4411 family protein, producing MEINFCENETVYVIDTSALIMLEYTYKYDNPVFQAIWEEIEELISIGCFRTIDFVEDEINSYEGKEDFLKNWIKKWKKLFVHKTDTASITASIPIINDEYNTGFLDSKKQALGKEEADPYLIGYCKTYNYVLITNESKIKPNKVPAIAKKNGVRCIDINDFLKERGLRMERKRNK
- a CDS encoding ImmA/IrrE family metallo-endopeptidase, with amino-acid sequence MIENDKIPVNSKVLVWARESIGQSRNHVVEKTGINLRRLNQIENGEKHPGLEELKLLAKTYKRTIATLLLREAPQEKPLPKDRRTIDSKDIGKFHEKTILAVRKARAFTQSLIELKTDAGIAIPKFKYSASVDSNVDELAQTIRTDLNLNEIRELENINDILEAYIDKVESLGVAVFQMSLTQDNLRGFSIIDEDIPIIGIKRGSEKPTSKIFTLFHELGHIVLNRGGLCDLSIKTTSEIEKWCNAFAAEILIPKSDLLSRDIVQDYKYKQNKVWLKKDLIELSNYFHVGPLAILRSLLTNKLTTSKYYNEKHQVWNKPSFGRSKNPKGRDIAKETIREKGKNYISLAFSAYDKNRIDIKDLSDFLGVKLSYIPKTRELLNSR
- a CDS encoding carbohydrate binding family 9 domain-containing protein, translating into MRTIKLLQAFQSVLHRLLAFILLLGFMELGFGQTIERPEFASGKLTESLDFDGALNEEDWKNAPVLTNLKTTVPEEGGIPSQTTLVQVIADARTVVIGITCNDSNPDGIIRFSKLRDADISEEDHVKVVIDPFLDGQSGYIFAVNSLAARYDALVSDRGEDENEDWDAVWDAKTQITERGWTAEIVIPIQSIAFKKGLSKWGFNIERRIQRNLETIRWANVKRDQWIAQTSRAGVVTGLPEFNYGVGINIRPSLIANANQLGPDRAMVVDPDVSLDANQRIGPNVLATFTLNTDFGETEVDTRQTNLTRFPLFFPERRIFFLEGSDIFEFGFGTGTSTVLPFFSRRIGLRNNVQIPVVGGTKLNGRIGKTAFGGLGIRTDDFSLDDDSFDATNMGVVRVRRNVLKESSVGFIASSGDPLGRDGSWMSGGDFTFQTTRFKGDKNFLVGGWALFTDRGDLSGDRSAAGFKIDYPNDRWDVAVTYARIGEQFDPSLGFVPRQGVNFYRFGGTFAPRPKTPWLRQMFHQFFVTYINNISGPWQSYSVFTAPINWRLESGDRIEANVRPTGENILVPFDISEGVTIPVGEYNFMRYRLEAEFARKRRLSGQATWWFGSFYEGTLDEFELTLNWNPSALLAFEFNGLHNRARLPFGDFDQSLAGLRVRFNVTSNLQLNSYLQYDTDSRVLGLNARIHWIFSSLGDVFLVFNNNTINNINQPWELQNRQILLKVRYNFRL